In one Myripristis murdjan chromosome 5, fMyrMur1.1, whole genome shotgun sequence genomic region, the following are encoded:
- the slc2a9l1 gene encoding solute carrier family 2 member 9, like 1 isoform X1, with protein sequence METLLRQLTRGNALFFILILGIGGSFQNGFHIVGVSSPSPFIQSFINSTWYERYGELPPPQTVTLIWSAIVSTYAIGGLLGALSAKFLTGMLGRKRAMLGNNFISIVAAAVMLTSKAASSFECIILARFVFGLSAGLGVCIQSIYLAESSPQKIRGMVTLTTATFTSIGKLSGQFFGLSEILGREEHWNILLSVPACLSVVQLLVLPFFPEAPRYLLIEKGDAEACRKALQSLWGQGEYKQEMEGMAAEQSVVKGVRPKSLLELLRDRSVRWQLISMAVIYGCTQFSASPTISVFSFDIFLKAGIPREKIRYVTLGIGATEVLSSISCGLMIEHTGRRPLLWGGFGAMSAIQVFLTITLNLKDSSYWVPYITVVLIILLIISYVGGPVGVATSLSTELFIQSYRPAAVSLMSFQRWLSFSLIGLVFPFLIEALESYCFVLFASVSLLGFLFTFFILPETKGKTLVEISEEFKAITVCGKSFSEDEPVETKL encoded by the exons TTCATACAAAGCTTCATCAACAGCACTTGGTATGAGAGGTATGGAGAGCTTCCGCCTCCACAGACAGTCACTCTCATCTGGTCTGCCATTGTATCGACATACGCCATTGGGGGACTGCTCGGTGCCCTCAGCGCCAAGTTTTTAACAGGCATGCTTGGAAG GAAGAGAGCGATGCTCGGCAACAACTTTATCAGCATTGTTGCAGCAGCTGTCATGCTGACAAGTAAAGCTGCCAGCTCTTTTGAATGCATCATTCTGGCCCGATTTGTGTTTGGCCTTTCAGCAG GGCTAGGAGTATGCATCCAGTCAATATACCTCGCAGAGAGCTCACCCCAAAAAATAAGAGGCATGGTGACTCTGACCACTGCAACGTTTACCTCCATCGGCAAACTGTCTGGACAATTTTTTGGACTGAg cgAGATCCTTGGCCGTGAGGAGCACTGGAACATCCTCCTCTCCGTCCCAGCGTGTTTATCCGTAGTTCAGCTTCTTGTGCTGCCTTTCTTTCCTGAGGCTCCCAGATATTTATTAATAGAGAAAGGTGATGCAGAGGCTTGCAGAAAAG CCCTCCAGAGTCTATGGGGCCAAGGTGAATACAAGCAGGAGATGGAGGGGATGGCGGCTGAGCAGTCAGTCGTTAAAGGAGTCCGCCCTAAAAGTCTTTTGGAGCTTCTTAGAGACAGGAGTGTCCGATGGCAGCTCATCAGCATGGCCGTGATCTATGGCTGCACCCAGTTTTCGGCTTCACCAACA ATAAGTGTCTTCTCCTTTGACATCTTCCTGAAGGCAGGTATCCCAAGGGAGAAGATCCGCTATGTCACCTTGGGTATTGGAGCCACGGAGGTTCTCAGCTCCATTTCCTGT ggCCTAATGATTGAGCACACAGGGAGGAGGCCGCTGCTCTGGGGTGGCTTCGGTGCCATGTCAGCCATTCAGGTGTTCCTCACCATCACACTCAACCTGAAG GACTCAAGCTATTGGGTTCCATACATTACGGTTGTGCTCATCATCCTGTTAATCATCTCCTACGTGGGAGGACCTG TGGGAGTCGCAACCTCTCTCAGCACTGAGCTCTTCATCCAGTCTTATCGTCCAGCAGCAGTTTCCTTGATGAGCTTCCAGCGCTGGCTGTCCTTCTCCTTGATTGGCCTGGTCTTCCCCTTCCTCATT GAAGCCCTCGAGTCGTACTGCTTTGTGCTGTTTGCCTCTGTGTCCCTCCTGGGTTTTCTCTTTACCTTCTTCATCCTGCCTGAGACGAAGGGAAAAACCTTGGTGGAGATCTCGGAAGAGTTCAAAGCCATCACTGTGTGCGGGAAATCGTTCTCAGAGGACGAACCTGTGGAGACCAAGTTATGA
- the slc2a9l1 gene encoding solute carrier family 2 member 9, like 1 isoform X2, translating to METLLRQLTRGNALFFILILGIGGSFQNGFHIVGVSSPSPFIQSFINSTWYERYGELPPPQTVTLIWSAIVSTYAIGGLLGALSAKFLTGMLGRKRAMLGNNFISIVAAAVMLTSKAASSFECIILARFVFGLSAGLGVCIQSIYLAESSPQKIRGMVTLTTATFTSIGKLSGQFFGLSEILGREEHWNILLSVPACLSVVQLLVLPFFPEAPRYLLIEKGDAEACRKALQSLWGQGEYKQEMEGMAAEQSVVKGVRPKSLLELLRDRSVRWQLISMAVIYGCTQFSASPTAGIPREKIRYVTLGIGATEVLSSISCGLMIEHTGRRPLLWGGFGAMSAIQVFLTITLNLKDSSYWVPYITVVLIILLIISYVGGPVGVATSLSTELFIQSYRPAAVSLMSFQRWLSFSLIGLVFPFLIEALESYCFVLFASVSLLGFLFTFFILPETKGKTLVEISEEFKAITVCGKSFSEDEPVETKL from the exons TTCATACAAAGCTTCATCAACAGCACTTGGTATGAGAGGTATGGAGAGCTTCCGCCTCCACAGACAGTCACTCTCATCTGGTCTGCCATTGTATCGACATACGCCATTGGGGGACTGCTCGGTGCCCTCAGCGCCAAGTTTTTAACAGGCATGCTTGGAAG GAAGAGAGCGATGCTCGGCAACAACTTTATCAGCATTGTTGCAGCAGCTGTCATGCTGACAAGTAAAGCTGCCAGCTCTTTTGAATGCATCATTCTGGCCCGATTTGTGTTTGGCCTTTCAGCAG GGCTAGGAGTATGCATCCAGTCAATATACCTCGCAGAGAGCTCACCCCAAAAAATAAGAGGCATGGTGACTCTGACCACTGCAACGTTTACCTCCATCGGCAAACTGTCTGGACAATTTTTTGGACTGAg cgAGATCCTTGGCCGTGAGGAGCACTGGAACATCCTCCTCTCCGTCCCAGCGTGTTTATCCGTAGTTCAGCTTCTTGTGCTGCCTTTCTTTCCTGAGGCTCCCAGATATTTATTAATAGAGAAAGGTGATGCAGAGGCTTGCAGAAAAG CCCTCCAGAGTCTATGGGGCCAAGGTGAATACAAGCAGGAGATGGAGGGGATGGCGGCTGAGCAGTCAGTCGTTAAAGGAGTCCGCCCTAAAAGTCTTTTGGAGCTTCTTAGAGACAGGAGTGTCCGATGGCAGCTCATCAGCATGGCCGTGATCTATGGCTGCACCCAGTTTTCGGCTTCACCAACA GCAGGTATCCCAAGGGAGAAGATCCGCTATGTCACCTTGGGTATTGGAGCCACGGAGGTTCTCAGCTCCATTTCCTGT ggCCTAATGATTGAGCACACAGGGAGGAGGCCGCTGCTCTGGGGTGGCTTCGGTGCCATGTCAGCCATTCAGGTGTTCCTCACCATCACACTCAACCTGAAG GACTCAAGCTATTGGGTTCCATACATTACGGTTGTGCTCATCATCCTGTTAATCATCTCCTACGTGGGAGGACCTG TGGGAGTCGCAACCTCTCTCAGCACTGAGCTCTTCATCCAGTCTTATCGTCCAGCAGCAGTTTCCTTGATGAGCTTCCAGCGCTGGCTGTCCTTCTCCTTGATTGGCCTGGTCTTCCCCTTCCTCATT GAAGCCCTCGAGTCGTACTGCTTTGTGCTGTTTGCCTCTGTGTCCCTCCTGGGTTTTCTCTTTACCTTCTTCATCCTGCCTGAGACGAAGGGAAAAACCTTGGTGGAGATCTCGGAAGAGTTCAAAGCCATCACTGTGTGCGGGAAATCGTTCTCAGAGGACGAACCTGTGGAGACCAAGTTATGA
- the slc2a9l1 gene encoding solute carrier family 2 member 9, like 1 isoform X3, producing MLGRKRAMLGNNFISIVAAAVMLTSKAASSFECIILARFVFGLSAGLGVCIQSIYLAESSPQKIRGMVTLTTATFTSIGKLSGQFFGLSEILGREEHWNILLSVPACLSVVQLLVLPFFPEAPRYLLIEKGDAEACRKALQSLWGQGEYKQEMEGMAAEQSVVKGVRPKSLLELLRDRSVRWQLISMAVIYGCTQFSASPTISVFSFDIFLKAGIPREKIRYVTLGIGATEVLSSISCGLMIEHTGRRPLLWGGFGAMSAIQVFLTITLNLKDSSYWVPYITVVLIILLIISYVGGPVGVATSLSTELFIQSYRPAAVSLMSFQRWLSFSLIGLVFPFLIEALESYCFVLFASVSLLGFLFTFFILPETKGKTLVEISEEFKAITVCGKSFSEDEPVETKL from the exons ATGCTTGGAAG GAAGAGAGCGATGCTCGGCAACAACTTTATCAGCATTGTTGCAGCAGCTGTCATGCTGACAAGTAAAGCTGCCAGCTCTTTTGAATGCATCATTCTGGCCCGATTTGTGTTTGGCCTTTCAGCAG GGCTAGGAGTATGCATCCAGTCAATATACCTCGCAGAGAGCTCACCCCAAAAAATAAGAGGCATGGTGACTCTGACCACTGCAACGTTTACCTCCATCGGCAAACTGTCTGGACAATTTTTTGGACTGAg cgAGATCCTTGGCCGTGAGGAGCACTGGAACATCCTCCTCTCCGTCCCAGCGTGTTTATCCGTAGTTCAGCTTCTTGTGCTGCCTTTCTTTCCTGAGGCTCCCAGATATTTATTAATAGAGAAAGGTGATGCAGAGGCTTGCAGAAAAG CCCTCCAGAGTCTATGGGGCCAAGGTGAATACAAGCAGGAGATGGAGGGGATGGCGGCTGAGCAGTCAGTCGTTAAAGGAGTCCGCCCTAAAAGTCTTTTGGAGCTTCTTAGAGACAGGAGTGTCCGATGGCAGCTCATCAGCATGGCCGTGATCTATGGCTGCACCCAGTTTTCGGCTTCACCAACA ATAAGTGTCTTCTCCTTTGACATCTTCCTGAAGGCAGGTATCCCAAGGGAGAAGATCCGCTATGTCACCTTGGGTATTGGAGCCACGGAGGTTCTCAGCTCCATTTCCTGT ggCCTAATGATTGAGCACACAGGGAGGAGGCCGCTGCTCTGGGGTGGCTTCGGTGCCATGTCAGCCATTCAGGTGTTCCTCACCATCACACTCAACCTGAAG GACTCAAGCTATTGGGTTCCATACATTACGGTTGTGCTCATCATCCTGTTAATCATCTCCTACGTGGGAGGACCTG TGGGAGTCGCAACCTCTCTCAGCACTGAGCTCTTCATCCAGTCTTATCGTCCAGCAGCAGTTTCCTTGATGAGCTTCCAGCGCTGGCTGTCCTTCTCCTTGATTGGCCTGGTCTTCCCCTTCCTCATT GAAGCCCTCGAGTCGTACTGCTTTGTGCTGTTTGCCTCTGTGTCCCTCCTGGGTTTTCTCTTTACCTTCTTCATCCTGCCTGAGACGAAGGGAAAAACCTTGGTGGAGATCTCGGAAGAGTTCAAAGCCATCACTGTGTGCGGGAAATCGTTCTCAGAGGACGAACCTGTGGAGACCAAGTTATGA
- the prickle2b gene encoding prickle-like protein 2b isoform X2, which yields MPVEMEKTVTKLMYDFQRNSTSDDDSGCALEEYAWVPPGLKPEQVHQYYSSLPEDKVPYVNSPGEKYRIKQLLHQLPPHDNEVRYCNSLDDEEKRELKLFSNQRKRENLGRGNVRPFPVTMTGAICEQCGGQINGGDIAVFASRAGHGVCWHPGCFVCSMCDELLVDLIYFYQDGKIYCGRHHAERLKPRCTACDEIIFADECTEAEGRHWHMKHFCCFECETVLGGQRYIMKEGRPYCCSCFESLYAEYCDSCGEHIGIDQGQMTYDGQHWHATESCFCCARCKRSLLGRPFLPKQGQIFCSRSCSLGEEPNGSDSSDSAFQSARSTRESRRSSKAGKSGGGGGGGGQAGRFSGEVDPLSLQMDLLSLSSQTPSLTREPPAWQSQNQEGDSYAYESQPDPSANPTPLQLLSQCNVRTVYNPASSAQNSEPQDHRMKENAGVKRPPISALKGHSLNETWFKQPGPEDYYPAKLRTQQSFSEVPHTSQHHNGFSSDKRSISLHGFQRDRDRDVGPPAPTQVGRSRNPINALNFTEQLTPLEQTPRGSMESLALSNATGTSADGGGKRQEHLSRFSMPDLSKDSGMNVSEKSNMGTLNSSVQFRSSESLRSLTASQPYMEMDPPMSSQYPVQYCDPTTMGMGMTHVPPGFTYQEEDRVSLVSSANAARLPPISERRVGGGAGGGGGRGASIRIEALEDTPQRRRHHHRSRRSRRSRSENALHLAAERRERPQERPQLRVREDYDRFPPPKSARDQFGGGGGGRYQPQPFRQCPRTTSDLTLQNPGAHRRTGLSQYSWDDYDDDDWCSTCSSSSESEDEGYFLGEPIPRPIQLRYLSNQELIHKYSNTGMGGPNRSGQLHTRKRRKSKNCIIS from the exons ATGCCTGTAGAGATGGAGAAGACGGTGACCAAGCTGATGTACGACTTCCAGAGGAACTCCACCTCGGATGATGACTCAGGCTGTGCCCTGGAGGAGTACGCCTGGGTACCACCAGGACTCAAACCTGAACAG GTTCACCAGTACTACAGTTCCCTGCCTGAGGACAAGGTACCCTATGTGAACAGCCCAGGAGAGAAATACCGCATCAAACAGCTGCTCCATCAGCTGCCACCCCATGACAATGAG gTGCGCTACTGTAACAGCCTAGACGACGAGGAAAAGCGGGAACTCAAGCTCTTCAGTAACCAGCGGAAGCGGGAGAACCTGGGGCGCGGCAATGTGCGACCATTCCCCGTAACGATGACGGGCGCCATCTGCGAGCAG TGTGGCGGCCAGATAAATGGCGGTGACATTGCAGTGTTTGCATCACGGGCGGGTCACGGTGTGTGTTGGCACCCCGGCTGCTTCGTGTGCAGCATGTGCGACGAGCTCCTGGTGGACCTCATCTACTTTTACCAGGACGGGAAGATCTACTGCGGCCGACACCACGCCGAGAGGCTGAAGCCACGCTGCACCGCATGCGATGAG ATCATCTTTGCGGATGAGTGCACTGAGGCGGAGGGGCGTCACTGGCACATGAAGCACTTCTGCTGTTTCGAGTGCGAGACGGTGCTGGGGGGTCAGCGCTACATCATGAAGGAGGGACGACcctactgctgctcctgcttTGAGTCCCTCTACGCAGAGTACTGCGACTCCTGCGGGGAGCACATCG GCATTGACCAGGGCCAGATGACGTATGACGGGCAGCACTGGCATGCCACCGAGAGCTGCTTTTGCTGCGCTCGCTGTAAGCGTTCTCTGCTGGGCCGCCCATTCCTGCCCAAGCAGGGCCAAATCTTCTGCTCACGATCCTGCAGCCTGGGAGAGGAACCCAATGGCTCAGACTCCTCTGACTCTGCCTTCCAAAGTGCCCGCTCCACTAGAGAGTCCAGACGCAGCTCCAAGGCGGgaaagagtggaggaggaggaggaggaggagggcaggctGGGAGATTTTCAGGCGAGGTAGATCCACTGTCTTTACAAATGGATCTTCTGAGCCTATCCAGCCAGACACCGAGTCTGACCCGTGAGCCACCTGCCTGGCAGAGCCAGAACCAAGAGGGTGACAGCTATGCTTACGAGTCACAGCCGGACCCCTCTGCCAACCCCACTCCTCTCCAGCTTCTCAGCCAATGCAATGTCAGGACTGTCTATAACCCTGCCTCTTCTGCACAGAATAGTGAGCCACAGGATCACAGGATGAAGGAGAATGCAGGTGTGAAGAGACCACCAATCTCAGCCTTAAAAGGCCACTCACTGAATGAGACCTGGTTCAAGCAGCCAGGCCCAGAGGACTACTATCCAGCCAAGCTGAGGACCCAGCAGAGCTTCAGTGAGGTGCCCCACACCTCGCAGCACCACAACGGGTTTTCCTCTGACAAGCGCTCAATCAGCCTGCATGGATTTCAgagggacagggacagagatGTCGGGCCCCCAGCACCAACCCAGGTGGGAAGAAGCAGGAACCCTATCAATGCACTTAACTTCACCGAGCAACTCACCCCTCTTGAGCAGACCCCAAGAGGATCCATGGAGTCTCTGGCCCTATCCAATGCTACAG gcACTTcagcagatggaggaggaaagcGTCAGGAGCACCTTTCTCGTTTCTCTATGCCTGATTTGAGCAAAGACTCTGGAATGAACGTGTCAGAGAAGAGCAACATGGGCACACTCAACTCTTCCGTGCAGTTCCGTAGCTCTGAGTCGCTGCGCAGCCTCACTGCCAGTCAGCCCTACATGGAAATGGATCCCCCCATGTCCTCCCAGTACCCAGTGCAGTACTGTGACCCCACTACCATGGGCATGGGCATGACTCATGTTCCACCTGGCTTCACTTATCAGGAGGAGGATAGGGTTAGCTTGGTGAGCAGTGCCAACGCCGCCCGCCTGCCACCCATCAGTGAACGCAGGGTTGGtggtggagcaggaggaggaggtggcaggGGAGCCAGTATCCGAATAGAGGCACTGGAGGACACTCCCCAAAGGCGCCGACACCACCACCGGTCTCGGAGATCCCGCCGATCTCGTTCAGAAAACGCGCTCCACTTGGCAGCGGAGCGACGCGAGAGACCTCAAGAAAGGCCGCAGCTGCGCGTCCGTGAAGATTACGACCGCTTCCCACCACCAAAGAGTGCTAGGGACCAgtttggaggaggagggggaggaagataTCAGCCCCAGCCATTCAGGCAGTGCCCCAGGACCACCTCGGACCTGACGCTCCAGAACCCTGGGGCCCACCGTCGCACGGGCCTGAGCCAGTATTCCTGGGATGATTATGATGACGACGACTGGTGCTCCACCTGTTCTTCATCCTCCGAATCAGAGGATGAAGGTTACTTCCTCGGTGAGCCAATCCCCAGGCCTATCCAGCTGCGCTACCTCAGCAACCAAGAGCTCATCCATAAGTACAGCAACACAGGGATGGGTGGACCCAACCGCAGTGGCCAGCTGCACACGCGCAAACGCCGAAAAAGCAAGAACTGTATTATCTCTTAA
- the prickle2b gene encoding prickle-like protein 2b isoform X1 — protein sequence MFSRSSKKRDSSRSLNPADEPQRGQPCNACGDQCPGFSLHKWRKICVHCKCRREEHAVTAMPVEMEKTVTKLMYDFQRNSTSDDDSGCALEEYAWVPPGLKPEQVHQYYSSLPEDKVPYVNSPGEKYRIKQLLHQLPPHDNEVRYCNSLDDEEKRELKLFSNQRKRENLGRGNVRPFPVTMTGAICEQCGGQINGGDIAVFASRAGHGVCWHPGCFVCSMCDELLVDLIYFYQDGKIYCGRHHAERLKPRCTACDEIIFADECTEAEGRHWHMKHFCCFECETVLGGQRYIMKEGRPYCCSCFESLYAEYCDSCGEHIGIDQGQMTYDGQHWHATESCFCCARCKRSLLGRPFLPKQGQIFCSRSCSLGEEPNGSDSSDSAFQSARSTRESRRSSKAGKSGGGGGGGGQAGRFSGEVDPLSLQMDLLSLSSQTPSLTREPPAWQSQNQEGDSYAYESQPDPSANPTPLQLLSQCNVRTVYNPASSAQNSEPQDHRMKENAGVKRPPISALKGHSLNETWFKQPGPEDYYPAKLRTQQSFSEVPHTSQHHNGFSSDKRSISLHGFQRDRDRDVGPPAPTQVGRSRNPINALNFTEQLTPLEQTPRGSMESLALSNATGTSADGGGKRQEHLSRFSMPDLSKDSGMNVSEKSNMGTLNSSVQFRSSESLRSLTASQPYMEMDPPMSSQYPVQYCDPTTMGMGMTHVPPGFTYQEEDRVSLVSSANAARLPPISERRVGGGAGGGGGRGASIRIEALEDTPQRRRHHHRSRRSRRSRSENALHLAAERRERPQERPQLRVREDYDRFPPPKSARDQFGGGGGGRYQPQPFRQCPRTTSDLTLQNPGAHRRTGLSQYSWDDYDDDDWCSTCSSSSESEDEGYFLGEPIPRPIQLRYLSNQELIHKYSNTGMGGPNRSGQLHTRKRRKSKNCIIS from the exons GAAGATCTGCGTGCACTGTAAGTGTCGTCGTGAGGAGCATGCAGTGACAGCCATGCCTGTAGAGATGGAGAAGACGGTGACCAAGCTGATGTACGACTTCCAGAGGAACTCCACCTCGGATGATGACTCAGGCTGTGCCCTGGAGGAGTACGCCTGGGTACCACCAGGACTCAAACCTGAACAG GTTCACCAGTACTACAGTTCCCTGCCTGAGGACAAGGTACCCTATGTGAACAGCCCAGGAGAGAAATACCGCATCAAACAGCTGCTCCATCAGCTGCCACCCCATGACAATGAG gTGCGCTACTGTAACAGCCTAGACGACGAGGAAAAGCGGGAACTCAAGCTCTTCAGTAACCAGCGGAAGCGGGAGAACCTGGGGCGCGGCAATGTGCGACCATTCCCCGTAACGATGACGGGCGCCATCTGCGAGCAG TGTGGCGGCCAGATAAATGGCGGTGACATTGCAGTGTTTGCATCACGGGCGGGTCACGGTGTGTGTTGGCACCCCGGCTGCTTCGTGTGCAGCATGTGCGACGAGCTCCTGGTGGACCTCATCTACTTTTACCAGGACGGGAAGATCTACTGCGGCCGACACCACGCCGAGAGGCTGAAGCCACGCTGCACCGCATGCGATGAG ATCATCTTTGCGGATGAGTGCACTGAGGCGGAGGGGCGTCACTGGCACATGAAGCACTTCTGCTGTTTCGAGTGCGAGACGGTGCTGGGGGGTCAGCGCTACATCATGAAGGAGGGACGACcctactgctgctcctgcttTGAGTCCCTCTACGCAGAGTACTGCGACTCCTGCGGGGAGCACATCG GCATTGACCAGGGCCAGATGACGTATGACGGGCAGCACTGGCATGCCACCGAGAGCTGCTTTTGCTGCGCTCGCTGTAAGCGTTCTCTGCTGGGCCGCCCATTCCTGCCCAAGCAGGGCCAAATCTTCTGCTCACGATCCTGCAGCCTGGGAGAGGAACCCAATGGCTCAGACTCCTCTGACTCTGCCTTCCAAAGTGCCCGCTCCACTAGAGAGTCCAGACGCAGCTCCAAGGCGGgaaagagtggaggaggaggaggaggaggagggcaggctGGGAGATTTTCAGGCGAGGTAGATCCACTGTCTTTACAAATGGATCTTCTGAGCCTATCCAGCCAGACACCGAGTCTGACCCGTGAGCCACCTGCCTGGCAGAGCCAGAACCAAGAGGGTGACAGCTATGCTTACGAGTCACAGCCGGACCCCTCTGCCAACCCCACTCCTCTCCAGCTTCTCAGCCAATGCAATGTCAGGACTGTCTATAACCCTGCCTCTTCTGCACAGAATAGTGAGCCACAGGATCACAGGATGAAGGAGAATGCAGGTGTGAAGAGACCACCAATCTCAGCCTTAAAAGGCCACTCACTGAATGAGACCTGGTTCAAGCAGCCAGGCCCAGAGGACTACTATCCAGCCAAGCTGAGGACCCAGCAGAGCTTCAGTGAGGTGCCCCACACCTCGCAGCACCACAACGGGTTTTCCTCTGACAAGCGCTCAATCAGCCTGCATGGATTTCAgagggacagggacagagatGTCGGGCCCCCAGCACCAACCCAGGTGGGAAGAAGCAGGAACCCTATCAATGCACTTAACTTCACCGAGCAACTCACCCCTCTTGAGCAGACCCCAAGAGGATCCATGGAGTCTCTGGCCCTATCCAATGCTACAG gcACTTcagcagatggaggaggaaagcGTCAGGAGCACCTTTCTCGTTTCTCTATGCCTGATTTGAGCAAAGACTCTGGAATGAACGTGTCAGAGAAGAGCAACATGGGCACACTCAACTCTTCCGTGCAGTTCCGTAGCTCTGAGTCGCTGCGCAGCCTCACTGCCAGTCAGCCCTACATGGAAATGGATCCCCCCATGTCCTCCCAGTACCCAGTGCAGTACTGTGACCCCACTACCATGGGCATGGGCATGACTCATGTTCCACCTGGCTTCACTTATCAGGAGGAGGATAGGGTTAGCTTGGTGAGCAGTGCCAACGCCGCCCGCCTGCCACCCATCAGTGAACGCAGGGTTGGtggtggagcaggaggaggaggtggcaggGGAGCCAGTATCCGAATAGAGGCACTGGAGGACACTCCCCAAAGGCGCCGACACCACCACCGGTCTCGGAGATCCCGCCGATCTCGTTCAGAAAACGCGCTCCACTTGGCAGCGGAGCGACGCGAGAGACCTCAAGAAAGGCCGCAGCTGCGCGTCCGTGAAGATTACGACCGCTTCCCACCACCAAAGAGTGCTAGGGACCAgtttggaggaggagggggaggaagataTCAGCCCCAGCCATTCAGGCAGTGCCCCAGGACCACCTCGGACCTGACGCTCCAGAACCCTGGGGCCCACCGTCGCACGGGCCTGAGCCAGTATTCCTGGGATGATTATGATGACGACGACTGGTGCTCCACCTGTTCTTCATCCTCCGAATCAGAGGATGAAGGTTACTTCCTCGGTGAGCCAATCCCCAGGCCTATCCAGCTGCGCTACCTCAGCAACCAAGAGCTCATCCATAAGTACAGCAACACAGGGATGGGTGGACCCAACCGCAGTGGCCAGCTGCACACGCGCAAACGCCGAAAAAGCAAGAACTGTATTATCTCTTAA